One window of the Gemmatimonadota bacterium genome contains the following:
- a CDS encoding copper-translocating P-type ATPase: MFRQKFWLSLLLTIPVVVWAEHIQELLGYQAPSFPGSARIPAVLGTVVFLYGGLVFLRSAWGELKNRLPGMMTLISLAITVAFVFSWVVELNLIAAEALWWEAATLITVMLLGHWIEMRSISEASGALQELAKLIPDTARRLANGVEEDVTIDQLKTGDLVLVRPGESIPTDGLVRKGRSEVNEAMITGESQLVRKEEGQEVIAGTINGTGSLHVEVTGTGEDTKLRGIMRLVADAQKSKSRVQHLADRAAQLLTGVAIAAGLVTLIAWQAVGAPIDFSVTRVVTVLVIACPHALGLAVPLVVAISTTLGVHGGLLVRDRRGLEEARLLDTVIFDKTGTLTLGEFRVVDMGVAEGRTEDEALRLAAAIESESEHPIARGIVKTAADRGVEILPADGFRAITGKGVAATVSGVEYHVGGPALLEAERAEVPVTLTEVAERAAGRGQAAIYLLEERKAVAVFAVADAIREESRDAIRALHDRGIEVAMLTGDAEAVANAVAEELGIDTVFARVLPEDKASRVRELQAKGKKVAMVGDGVNDAPALATADIGIAIGAGTDVAVEAGHIILVRSDPRDIPRIVSLSRATYRKMVQNLWWAAGYNIFAIPLAAGVLAPWGILLTPAIGAVLMSGSTVVVAINAQLLKRAKI, encoded by the coding sequence ATGTTCCGCCAGAAGTTCTGGCTTTCGCTCCTGTTGACCATACCGGTGGTCGTCTGGGCGGAGCACATCCAGGAGCTTCTCGGCTACCAGGCCCCGTCCTTTCCGGGCTCGGCCCGGATTCCGGCGGTGCTCGGTACCGTCGTGTTCCTCTACGGGGGGCTCGTCTTTCTCCGGAGTGCCTGGGGGGAGCTGAAGAATCGCCTGCCCGGGATGATGACGCTCATCTCCTTGGCCATCACCGTCGCCTTCGTCTTCTCGTGGGTCGTCGAGCTGAACCTGATTGCCGCCGAGGCGCTCTGGTGGGAAGCGGCGACCCTCATCACGGTCATGCTCCTCGGCCACTGGATCGAGATGCGTTCGATCTCGGAGGCCAGCGGCGCCCTCCAGGAGTTGGCGAAGCTCATTCCCGACACGGCGCGGCGGCTGGCGAACGGGGTGGAAGAAGACGTGACGATCGATCAGCTCAAGACGGGTGATCTCGTGCTGGTCCGTCCGGGGGAAAGCATCCCCACCGACGGTCTCGTCCGCAAGGGGCGGAGCGAGGTGAACGAGGCGATGATCACTGGCGAGTCTCAGCTCGTGAGAAAGGAGGAGGGGCAGGAGGTGATCGCCGGAACGATCAACGGAACCGGGTCTCTGCACGTCGAGGTGACCGGGACTGGCGAGGACACGAAGCTCCGCGGGATCATGCGACTCGTGGCGGACGCACAAAAGTCGAAGTCGCGGGTGCAGCACCTCGCGGACCGCGCCGCGCAACTCCTGACGGGCGTGGCCATCGCGGCGGGACTCGTCACGCTGATCGCGTGGCAGGCCGTCGGGGCCCCCATCGATTTCTCCGTCACGAGGGTCGTGACCGTCCTGGTGATTGCTTGCCCCCACGCGCTCGGACTGGCCGTGCCCCTCGTGGTGGCCATCTCCACGACTTTGGGCGTGCATGGAGGGCTTCTCGTGCGGGATCGTCGCGGCCTCGAGGAGGCTCGACTGCTGGACACTGTGATCTTCGACAAGACCGGCACTCTGACGCTCGGGGAGTTTCGCGTGGTGGACATGGGTGTGGCAGAGGGACGGACCGAGGATGAAGCCCTCCGGCTCGCCGCGGCGATCGAATCCGAGTCCGAGCATCCCATTGCGCGCGGGATTGTGAAGACCGCCGCGGACCGTGGCGTGGAAATTCTGCCCGCGGATGGGTTCCGCGCGATCACCGGAAAGGGGGTCGCCGCGACCGTCTCCGGCGTCGAGTACCATGTGGGTGGTCCGGCCCTCCTCGAGGCGGAGCGCGCCGAGGTGCCCGTGACGCTGACGGAGGTCGCGGAGCGCGCGGCCGGGCGTGGGCAGGCGGCCATCTACCTTCTCGAAGAGCGCAAGGCGGTAGCCGTCTTCGCCGTGGCCGACGCCATCCGGGAGGAGAGCCGCGACGCGATCCGCGCCCTCCACGACCGGGGAATCGAAGTAGCCATGCTGACCGGCGACGCGGAAGCGGTCGCGAACGCGGTAGCCGAGGAGCTTGGGATCGACACCGTTTTCGCGCGAGTGCTACCGGAAGACAAGGCCTCCAGGGTCCGCGAACTCCAGGCCAAGGGGAAGAAGGTGGCCATGGTGGGAGACGGGGTGAACGACGCGCCGGCCCTCGCCACCGCGGATATCGGAATCGCGATCGGCGCCGGGACGGATGTGGCGGTCGAGGCGGGACACATCATCCTGGTCCGCTCCGATCCGCGAGACATTCCGAGGATCGTCTCTCTCTCCCGCGCAACCTACAGAAAGATGGTGCAGAACCTGTGGTGGGCGGCCGGCTACAACATCTTCGCGATCCCGCTGGCCGCCGGCGTTCTCGCGCCCTGGGGGATCTTGCTGACGCCGGCGATTGGAGCCGTGCTGATGTCGGGTAGCACCGTGGTTGTCGCCATCAACGCCCAACTTCTCAAGCGTGCGAAGATCTGA